The Podarcis muralis chromosome 10, rPodMur119.hap1.1, whole genome shotgun sequence genome includes a region encoding these proteins:
- the LUC7L2 gene encoding putative RNA-binding protein Luc7-like 2 isoform X2: MPAYFILQGSVRKAPHSPSRDTTRQRIKFSDDRVCKSHLLNCCPHDVLSGTRMDLGECLKVHDLALRADYEIASKEQDFFFELDAMDHLQSFIADCDRRTEVAKKRLAETQEEISAEVAAKAERVHELNEEIGKLLAKVEQLGADGNVEESQKVMDEVEKARAKKREAEEVYRNSMPASSFQQQKLRVCEVCSAYLGLHDNDRRLADHFGGKLHLGFIEIREKLEELRRIVADKQEKRNQERLKRREEREKEEREKLRRSRSHSKNPKRSRSRDRRRHRSRSSSRERKKRTRSRSREKRHRHRSRSTSRSRSRSHQRSRHSSRDRSRERSSKKRSSKERASRDQERSRDRNRTSHDKERSPREKSPRDRDCKDRKRSYESANGRSEDRRSSEEREAGEI, translated from the exons ATGCCTGCCTACTTCATTCTGCAAGGGAGTGTCAGAAAGGCCCCGCATTCGCCGAGCC GGGATACTACCCGTCAGCGAATCAAATTCAGTGATGACAGAGTGTGCAAAAGTCATCTTCTCAACTGCTGCCCTCATGATGTCCTCTCTGGAACA AGGATGGACCTTGGAGAATGTCTGAAGGTGCACGACTTGGCATTAAGAGCCGATTATGAAATTGCATCCAAAGAACAAGACTTTTTCTTTGAGCTTGAC gCAATGGATCATCTACAGTCATTCATTGCTGATTGTGATCGAAGAACTGaagtggcaaagaaaagactggcTGAAACCCAAGAAGAAATCAGTGCTGAAGTTGCAGCCAAA GCTGAAAGAGTCCATGAATTGAATGAGGAAATTGGAAAGCTGCTTGCAAAGGTGGAACAACTTGGAGCTGATGGAAATGTGGAAGAATCTCAGAAAGTAATGGATGAAGTGGAGAAAGCAAGGGCAAAGAAAAGAGAAGCAGAG GAAGTGTACAGGAATTCCATGCCTGCTTCCAGCTTTCAGCAACAGAAGCTTCGAGTTTGTGAAGTATGCTCAGCATATCTTGGTCTACATGATAACGACAGGCGGCTTGCTGATCACTTCGGAGGAAAATTGCACTTGGGCTTTATTGAAATAAGAGAGAAGCTTGAAGAACTCAGG AGAATTGTGGCTGATAAGCAAGAGAAACGAAACCAAGAACGTCTAAAGCGtagggaagaaagagagaaggaagaaagggaaaagcTAAGGAG ATCTCGATCTCATAGCAAGAACCCTAAAAG GTCAAGATCCCGAGATCGCCGTAGACATCGATCTCGTTCTTCCTCACGTGAGCGAAAGAAAAGAACTCGCTCCAGATCCCGTGAGAAACGTCACCGTCACAGGTCTCGTTCCACCAGTCGCAGCAGGAGCCGCAGCCACCAGAGAAGCAGGCATAGCTCCCGGGACAGGAGCAGAGAACGCAGTTCTAAAAAAAG ATCCTCAAAAGAAAGAGCTTCCAGAGATCAAGAGCGATCAAGAGACCGTAACAGAACATCACATGACAAAGAAAGGAGCCCCAGAGAAAAGTCACCTAGAGACCGAGATTGCAAAGACAGGAAGCGTTCCTATGAAAGTGCTAATGGCAGATCAGAAGACAGGAGAAGCTCAGAAGAGCGTGAAGCAGGAGAAATATAA
- the LUC7L2 gene encoding putative RNA-binding protein Luc7-like 2 isoform X1 — MSAQAQMRAMLDQLMGTSRDGDTTRQRIKFSDDRVCKSHLLNCCPHDVLSGTRMDLGECLKVHDLALRADYEIASKEQDFFFELDAMDHLQSFIADCDRRTEVAKKRLAETQEEISAEVAAKAERVHELNEEIGKLLAKVEQLGADGNVEESQKVMDEVEKARAKKREAEEVYRNSMPASSFQQQKLRVCEVCSAYLGLHDNDRRLADHFGGKLHLGFIEIREKLEELRRIVADKQEKRNQERLKRREEREKEEREKLRRSRSHSKNPKRSRSRDRRRHRSRSSSRERKKRTRSRSREKRHRHRSRSTSRSRSRSHQRSRHSSRDRSRERSSKKRSSKERASRDQERSRDRNRTSHDKERSPREKSPRDRDCKDRKRSYESANGRSEDRRSSEEREAGEI; from the exons GGGATACTACCCGTCAGCGAATCAAATTCAGTGATGACAGAGTGTGCAAAAGTCATCTTCTCAACTGCTGCCCTCATGATGTCCTCTCTGGAACA AGGATGGACCTTGGAGAATGTCTGAAGGTGCACGACTTGGCATTAAGAGCCGATTATGAAATTGCATCCAAAGAACAAGACTTTTTCTTTGAGCTTGAC gCAATGGATCATCTACAGTCATTCATTGCTGATTGTGATCGAAGAACTGaagtggcaaagaaaagactggcTGAAACCCAAGAAGAAATCAGTGCTGAAGTTGCAGCCAAA GCTGAAAGAGTCCATGAATTGAATGAGGAAATTGGAAAGCTGCTTGCAAAGGTGGAACAACTTGGAGCTGATGGAAATGTGGAAGAATCTCAGAAAGTAATGGATGAAGTGGAGAAAGCAAGGGCAAAGAAAAGAGAAGCAGAG GAAGTGTACAGGAATTCCATGCCTGCTTCCAGCTTTCAGCAACAGAAGCTTCGAGTTTGTGAAGTATGCTCAGCATATCTTGGTCTACATGATAACGACAGGCGGCTTGCTGATCACTTCGGAGGAAAATTGCACTTGGGCTTTATTGAAATAAGAGAGAAGCTTGAAGAACTCAGG AGAATTGTGGCTGATAAGCAAGAGAAACGAAACCAAGAACGTCTAAAGCGtagggaagaaagagagaaggaagaaagggaaaagcTAAGGAG ATCTCGATCTCATAGCAAGAACCCTAAAAG GTCAAGATCCCGAGATCGCCGTAGACATCGATCTCGTTCTTCCTCACGTGAGCGAAAGAAAAGAACTCGCTCCAGATCCCGTGAGAAACGTCACCGTCACAGGTCTCGTTCCACCAGTCGCAGCAGGAGCCGCAGCCACCAGAGAAGCAGGCATAGCTCCCGGGACAGGAGCAGAGAACGCAGTTCTAAAAAAAG ATCCTCAAAAGAAAGAGCTTCCAGAGATCAAGAGCGATCAAGAGACCGTAACAGAACATCACATGACAAAGAAAGGAGCCCCAGAGAAAAGTCACCTAGAGACCGAGATTGCAAAGACAGGAAGCGTTCCTATGAAAGTGCTAATGGCAGATCAGAAGACAGGAGAAGCTCAGAAGAGCGTGAAGCAGGAGAAATATAA
- the LUC7L2 gene encoding putative RNA-binding protein Luc7-like 2 isoform X3, whose amino-acid sequence MDLGECLKVHDLALRADYEIASKEQDFFFELDAMDHLQSFIADCDRRTEVAKKRLAETQEEISAEVAAKAERVHELNEEIGKLLAKVEQLGADGNVEESQKVMDEVEKARAKKREAEEVYRNSMPASSFQQQKLRVCEVCSAYLGLHDNDRRLADHFGGKLHLGFIEIREKLEELRRIVADKQEKRNQERLKRREEREKEEREKLRRSRSHSKNPKRSRSRDRRRHRSRSSSRERKKRTRSRSREKRHRHRSRSTSRSRSRSHQRSRHSSRDRSRERSSKKRSSKERASRDQERSRDRNRTSHDKERSPREKSPRDRDCKDRKRSYESANGRSEDRRSSEEREAGEI is encoded by the exons ATGGACCTTGGAGAATGTCTGAAGGTGCACGACTTGGCATTAAGAGCCGATTATGAAATTGCATCCAAAGAACAAGACTTTTTCTTTGAGCTTGAC gCAATGGATCATCTACAGTCATTCATTGCTGATTGTGATCGAAGAACTGaagtggcaaagaaaagactggcTGAAACCCAAGAAGAAATCAGTGCTGAAGTTGCAGCCAAA GCTGAAAGAGTCCATGAATTGAATGAGGAAATTGGAAAGCTGCTTGCAAAGGTGGAACAACTTGGAGCTGATGGAAATGTGGAAGAATCTCAGAAAGTAATGGATGAAGTGGAGAAAGCAAGGGCAAAGAAAAGAGAAGCAGAG GAAGTGTACAGGAATTCCATGCCTGCTTCCAGCTTTCAGCAACAGAAGCTTCGAGTTTGTGAAGTATGCTCAGCATATCTTGGTCTACATGATAACGACAGGCGGCTTGCTGATCACTTCGGAGGAAAATTGCACTTGGGCTTTATTGAAATAAGAGAGAAGCTTGAAGAACTCAGG AGAATTGTGGCTGATAAGCAAGAGAAACGAAACCAAGAACGTCTAAAGCGtagggaagaaagagagaaggaagaaagggaaaagcTAAGGAG ATCTCGATCTCATAGCAAGAACCCTAAAAG GTCAAGATCCCGAGATCGCCGTAGACATCGATCTCGTTCTTCCTCACGTGAGCGAAAGAAAAGAACTCGCTCCAGATCCCGTGAGAAACGTCACCGTCACAGGTCTCGTTCCACCAGTCGCAGCAGGAGCCGCAGCCACCAGAGAAGCAGGCATAGCTCCCGGGACAGGAGCAGAGAACGCAGTTCTAAAAAAAG ATCCTCAAAAGAAAGAGCTTCCAGAGATCAAGAGCGATCAAGAGACCGTAACAGAACATCACATGACAAAGAAAGGAGCCCCAGAGAAAAGTCACCTAGAGACCGAGATTGCAAAGACAGGAAGCGTTCCTATGAAAGTGCTAATGGCAGATCAGAAGACAGGAGAAGCTCAGAAGAGCGTGAAGCAGGAGAAATATAA